A region from the Papio anubis isolate 15944 chromosome 6, Panubis1.0, whole genome shotgun sequence genome encodes:
- the GJA1 gene encoding gap junction alpha-1 protein: protein MGDWSALGKLLDKVQAYSTAGGKVWLSVLFIFRILLLGTAVESAWGDEQSAFRCNTQQPGCENVCYDKSFPISHVRFWVLQIIFVSVPTLLYLAHVFYVMRKEEKLNKKEEELKVAQTDGVNVEMHLKQIEIKKFKYGIEEHGKVKMRGGLLRTYIISILFKSIFEVAFLLIQWYIYGFSLSAVYTCKRDPCPHQVDCFLSRPTEKTIFIIFMLVVSLVSLALNIIELFYVFFKGVKDRVKGKSDPYHATSGALSPTKDCGSQKYAYFNGCSSPTAPLSPMSPPGYKLVTGDRNNSSCRNYNKQASEQNWANYSAEQNRMGQAGSTISNSHAQPFDFPDDNQNSKKLAAGHELQPLAIVDQRPSSRASSRASSRPRPDDLEI from the coding sequence ATGGGTGACTGGAGCGCCTTAGGCAAACTCCTTGACAAGGTTCAAGCCTACTCAACTGCTGGAGGGAAGGTGTGGCTGTCAGTACTTTTCATTTTCCGAATCCTGCTACTGGGGACAGCGGTTGAGTCAGCCTGGGGAGATGAGCAGTCTGCCTTTCGTTGTAACACTCAACAACCTGGTTGTGAAAACGTCTGCTATGACAAGTCTTTCCCAATCTCTCATGTGCGCTTCTGGGTCCTGCAGATCATATTTGTGTCTGTGCCCACACTCTTGTACCTGGCTCATGTGTTCTATGTGATGCGAAAGGAAGAGAAACTGAACAAGAAAGAAGAGGAACTCAAGGTTGCCCAAACTGATGGTGTCAATGTGGAGATGCACTTGAAGCAGATTGAGATAAAGAAGTTCAAGTATGGTATTGAAGAGCATGGTAAAGTGAAAATGCGAGGGGGGTTGCTGCGAACCTACATCATCAGTATCCTCTTCAAGTCTATCTTTGAGGTGGCCTTCTTGCTGATCCAGTGGTACATCTATGGATTCAGCCTGAGTGCTGTTTACACTTGCAAAAGAGATCCCTGCCCACATCAGGTGGACTGTTTCCTCTCTCGCCCCACGGAGAAAaccatcttcatcatcttcatgCTGGTGGTGTCCTTGGTGTCCCTGGCCTTGAATATCATTGAactcttctatgttttcttcaaggGCGTTAAGGATCGGGTTAAGGGAAAGAGCGACCCTTACCATGCGACCAGTGGCGCACTGAGCCCTACCAAAGACTGTGGGTCTCAAAAATATGCTTATTTCAATGGCTGCTCCTCACCAACCGCTCCCCTCTCACCTATGTCTCCTCCTGGGTACAAGCTGGTTACTGGCGACAGAAACAATTCTTCTTGCCGCAATTACAACAAGCAAGCAAGTGAGCAAAACTGGGCTAATTACAGTGCAGAACAAAATCGAATGGGGCAGGCAGGAAGCACCATCTCTAACTCCCATGCACAGCCTTTTGATTTCCCTGATGATAACCAGAATTCTAAAAAGCTAGCTGCTGGACACGAACTACAGCCACTAGCCATTGTGGACCAGCGACCTTCAAGCAGAGCCAGCAGTCGTGCCAGCAGCAGACCTCGGCCTGATGACCTGGAGATCTAG